A single window of Rubripirellula lacrimiformis DNA harbors:
- a CDS encoding helix-turn-helix domain-containing protein — MNTGTKIRIFGRLLDSLDAPVWVIGADGNLVYLSAGVATWLDRDVQPMVGRRCVAGATVSDDPLDRIAASLSPPPGLAQRGTASLRVQIPAIDGTPRRDPIEVRFVRIGHGKDAITIAVAGSFDDRGTDGEWKDAVELRQRLDRWRKHHASLTTIATAGVSKSAKRLRRRLQVAAATRTDIGFFGPPGCASELIATRIHQLAAPGEPIVTVDGSLMDPELLDATLMPLIDRLSDSSSAVSTALVRHLDEMPLDAQLRLSDLHSTYGGRLRLLALCGVRPATLPDDHDPISIDPLAIDASHQRGLCDALIEILSSLSVPMEPLSDRVDDIPLLATALLDNRRAAGDGSAERISRAALDALVIYPWPGNFDELDAAIRHAVRATTGSSIAPEHLPLAIRSYRPGGASAVAKSTAVSLDDAVFRYEMRLINEAVDAADGNRAEASRRLGISRSRLLRKLDEAEQRSAGDQSSKVRSSPERSSDTSTAKSPGKRPPKS; from the coding sequence CTTGGTTGGACCGCGATGTCCAACCGATGGTGGGCCGTCGCTGTGTCGCCGGTGCGACCGTATCCGACGACCCACTGGACCGGATCGCTGCGTCGTTGTCGCCGCCACCTGGGCTTGCCCAACGTGGCACCGCTTCGCTGCGGGTTCAGATCCCAGCGATCGATGGTACCCCACGCCGTGATCCGATCGAAGTTCGCTTCGTCCGCATCGGGCATGGCAAGGATGCGATCACGATCGCTGTCGCCGGTTCGTTTGACGACCGAGGTACCGATGGCGAATGGAAAGACGCGGTCGAACTTCGGCAACGGCTGGACCGTTGGCGGAAACACCACGCATCGCTGACGACGATCGCCACAGCCGGTGTATCCAAATCCGCCAAGCGCTTGCGGCGACGACTGCAGGTGGCCGCTGCGACTCGCACCGACATCGGTTTCTTTGGCCCCCCGGGCTGCGCGTCCGAGCTGATCGCGACACGAATCCACCAACTAGCCGCGCCGGGTGAACCGATCGTGACCGTCGATGGATCATTGATGGATCCGGAACTGTTGGATGCCACCTTGATGCCGTTGATCGACCGCTTGTCGGATTCGTCATCGGCGGTCTCGACCGCGCTGGTCCGCCATCTGGACGAAATGCCACTGGACGCCCAGTTGCGTTTGTCCGATCTGCATTCAACCTACGGCGGACGACTGCGTCTATTGGCGCTGTGTGGTGTCCGGCCAGCGACACTGCCCGACGATCATGATCCGATATCGATCGATCCGTTGGCCATCGATGCGTCGCACCAACGCGGGCTGTGCGACGCCCTGATCGAAATCCTAAGTTCCTTATCGGTACCGATGGAACCTCTATCGGACCGTGTCGATGACATCCCGTTGTTGGCGACCGCGCTGTTGGACAATCGCCGTGCCGCTGGCGACGGAAGTGCCGAACGGATCAGCCGCGCGGCGCTCGACGCGTTGGTGATCTATCCTTGGCCAGGCAACTTTGACGAACTGGACGCCGCGATCCGGCACGCCGTTCGCGCCACCACTGGTTCGTCCATCGCGCCCGAACATCTTCCGTTGGCGATTCGTTCGTACCGTCCCGGTGGTGCCTCGGCGGTGGCCAAGTCGACCGCCGTGTCGTTGGACGACGCGGTCTTTCGATACGAGATGCGGTTGATCAACGAAGCGGTGGACGCGGCCGATGGCAATCGCGCCGAAGCATCGCGGCGGCTGGGCATCAGCCGATCACGATTGTTGCGAAAACTGGACGAAGCCGAGCAGCGATCGGCCGGTGACCAGAGTTCGAAGGTCAGATCGTCCCCGGAACGGTCCTCCGACACGTCAACCGCAAAGTCGCCTGGAAAGAGACCGCCAAAGTCATGA
- a CDS encoding Mrp/NBP35 family ATP-binding protein — translation MSNLSVETVRAAIESHPDPETGRPIGSTDQIRDVQVDGTSTTITLGLTSHSAPIAEEVAETLKSKIVAAAPGTDVTINIVHHDRAPVRVGQSALRVKSVIAVGSGKGGVGKSTVAASLALTLRRLGSKVGLMDADVYGPSIPHLLGLTGRPAITESKRIEPIRLGDMPVMSMGFLIEPDQAVIWRGPMLHGSINQFLGETDWGDLDYLIIDMPPGTGDVALTLSQAIPLAGSVVVCTPQEVALLDAVKAISMFRKVNIPILGMVENMSGFMCPDCGKTYDIFGSGGARDKAEELDVAFLGKLPIDITLREAGDAGQLADVIEHNEKARAPLDAIAKSVVRTLAAKAAAAPPKASLPTL, via the coding sequence ATGAGCAATCTTTCCGTCGAAACCGTCCGCGCCGCCATCGAAAGCCATCCGGATCCAGAAACGGGCCGACCGATTGGATCCACGGACCAAATCCGAGACGTCCAAGTGGACGGGACGTCCACCACGATCACGCTTGGGTTGACTTCGCACTCGGCACCGATCGCCGAGGAAGTCGCTGAAACGCTGAAGTCCAAGATCGTGGCCGCCGCGCCGGGTACGGACGTCACCATCAACATCGTTCATCACGATCGTGCTCCGGTACGCGTCGGACAGAGTGCGCTGCGAGTCAAAAGCGTCATCGCGGTCGGCAGCGGCAAGGGCGGGGTGGGAAAGAGCACCGTCGCGGCCAGTTTGGCGCTGACGCTTCGCCGGCTCGGTTCCAAAGTCGGATTGATGGACGCCGATGTCTACGGCCCCAGTATCCCACACCTGCTTGGTCTGACCGGTCGGCCAGCGATCACAGAATCCAAACGCATCGAACCGATTCGGCTGGGCGACATGCCCGTGATGTCGATGGGCTTTCTGATCGAACCTGACCAAGCCGTGATCTGGCGTGGGCCGATGTTGCACGGTTCGATCAACCAGTTCCTAGGCGAAACGGACTGGGGCGACCTGGACTATCTGATCATCGACATGCCACCGGGCACAGGCGACGTCGCACTGACACTTTCCCAAGCGATCCCGCTAGCCGGATCCGTCGTCGTTTGCACGCCACAGGAAGTCGCGTTGTTGGACGCGGTCAAAGCGATCAGCATGTTCCGCAAAGTGAACATTCCGATCCTGGGCATGGTCGAAAACATGAGCGGGTTCATGTGCCCGGATTGCGGCAAGACGTACGACATCTTCGGCAGCGGTGGTGCCCGCGACAAAGCGGAAGAACTCGACGTGGCGTTCTTGGGCAAACTACCGATCGACATCACCCTGCGCGAAGCCGGCGATGCGGGTCAACTGGCCGACGTGATCGAGCACAACGAAAAGGCTCGTGCTCCCTTGGACGCGATCGCCAAGTCGGTGGTCCGAACCCTGGCTGCGAAAGCCGCTGCGGCACCCCCCAAAGCCAGCCTGCCAACACTGTAG